The window GTACACCGATCCGGGACATGTGAAAAAGGAAAGTTTTAGGACATGAATGTTTAATGGTTTTTAAGTTGGTTTTAGAAttatagtttttggatttttttttaccaaaacaagttttgcaaaaggaaaaaaaaaattatgtacttgaaaaaaaacagtgaaaaaATCTTGGTTTTTGGATTCTTATTGAAACTTGGAGAAAAAACTCCTAAAACCAATTCCGTATTTGTAAGGGAAtctaatttcacaaaaaaaatttgattggaTAAGTATTAGTGTTTTTGAGAAACTAACTCGAAAATATATTCCTAAGTCCAATCTGAGTTAGTAAAAGTATACTGTAGTGAACGTGTGCTTGAATGCCTTTTCCTAGTTGAATATTGTAATGAACTTGTTAAAGCGTGTCACGCAcgcaaattatttatatatataacgagACAAGAGGGGTTGGCTAGTACTgtagaaagtaaaagaaaaagtgtACGTAGCTAAGCAAAGCATGACGAGAATGTGACCTTCCAGGGGATTTGGTAGAGGAGATATTCTCTAGAGTTCCACTGAAATCTCTGAGTGTAGCACGATATACTTGTAAAGCATGGAACTATTTATCAAGAAATCAGATAATTGAGAAAACAAGGAAACAGCATCTTGGGTTCATGGTGATGGATTCTAGGATTTATTCAATGAAATTTGATATCCAAGGACTCCGCAGCAACGACGGCGAGGACTTTGTAACTGGTCCATGTATAAAGCGAGCAAATATACTCAACCAAGTTGAGGTATTTAACGTCTTTCATTGGGATGGCTTATTGTTCTGCAACATCAACATGTAATGTAAGTCTAACTTTGTCTATTTACCCTACTTTCTTTTACTGTAAGatacaataaatttaaattattactatTAGTTTTATTAgtcttgatttatttaaaatgttagGAAATAATTGATTGGCTCCTTATGAACTGATATTCCAACAAATAGGGAGgtaatttgtaatttaaagAGAAATATTGAAGTTCAATTATTTGGATTGTGAGTACTTTTGTAAGAAATTGAAGTGTATGTTGATCCTTTCCAAGATTGGCGCATGCTGCAAAGCCATTCAGTAGTTCTCACTTCTCTGGATTGTAGTATTAAGATTATAAGATATCAAAATTACATCAAGAGATTAAAAGAATCCCTGAAACTATTGAGATTCCTAAAGATTTGACCAAATATTCCAACATTTCACAATTTAGTGGAGTAAATTTTTTTCACAGAGAGTCTCCATCAAACCGAATTAAACCTTCCAATCCCCTTCCTGTACAGTTGCAAGACCACTCGCTAGCTCTCCTTTGATTTAAAGAAGCAAATACACCTACGAATTTACATTGTGATTATAGCATTAAGCAATAGCTCATTCAACAAAAGTGAAATCGCAGAATCACAAAAACATAAGAGGCTCGAGACGATATTCGATCTGGAGAGACTTAGAATCCCCCTCGCATCTTCTCCCCTTGAACGATTTGATATTATCAGCAGCTTTCCTTGAAGGTCGTCCAACTGTTGTTTTTCTCATCTCCTCTGAGTCATAGCCTGCTGGTTTGTTCTTTGATTCTCCCTTAACCTCCATTGAAACTGTACACGATATTGGACTAGACTCATCAACAATGTCATCATGCAAAGGCGGATCTGCGGTTTCTTTGATGTGTGTTTGAGTTTTAACGTTTGCAGATTGTCTTCTTGAAGAGACTCTGTCAAGTATACCATTTAGATATCAGTCTCAAGTGTCAACTCTTTAATTAATCAGAATACAGAGATTGTATCTATCACTACAAAACCTGCTTTTCCCAGTTGTCTCTGTCATGTCATGTTTTTGGACTGCTTCAGTTCTAGACCCCGTAGACTGTTCGCTTGCAGAGCATCTGAAATGACATCCATAAGAGAAAACGTGGAAGCGGCGTAAATGTACTTGGTTTATGAAGAATTAGTTATCAATCAAGagtaaaaaaaggaagaatatGCGCCGCTTCCACAAACCCCGCATTTGCAGCAATCGCTTGATCATCATGTAACCCATTCAAGTTCTCCGTCACACCCAGCTCTTGGAAACAATATATCGCAGACTTCGCAGACCGCCCTCTCAAAAACACCCTGTCGAAAAGTAAATCGCATTAGATAACAGTATTAACTCTGTAGTTCTgcataatatagaaaattaaactGGTTTACCCGGTTATCTCTTTCGTGTCATGTGGTTCTCCTGCTTCAGGTCTACACTTGATAGACTGTCTTCTTGGAGAGCATCTGAAATGACATccatgaagaaagaaaataaaccgCAAGTGGCATAAGTATTCTTGGTTCAGGATTCAGTTagtggaaaaagaaagaacacgTTCTGCTTCTACAAACCCGGCCTTTGCAGTAATCTCTTGATCGTCATGTAAACCGTAGACCTGCGAAAAAATCAAATCgcattgttaccattattcatagGAGTACATTACTTATAAACAGAGCCTAACGCCTATTGCAGACCTCCTTTTCCTGGCTGTCTCTATTGACTCATGGAAGCTTTCAGATGGATCAGGTTCTTGAGATTTTAACCGGGCAGAACGTCTTCTCAAAGGGAACCTGCTTGAGACAGAGAGAATGGAAGCTCACTAGTCATTGGCACTAGTCTTCATCCGCTTTGAATGTTATTCCTAAATATGAACCTAGAAAAAAGGCAGTAACAAACCTTGCATCCTCCTTAATTTCTTTGACGTCAACCACTCTTTGCAATTTTCCAGATTGGCCggtttctattttataaatgCCGGACTGCTTTCCTGCGCAACACCTGCAACAAAAGCAACCTAAAAGACAATATAAAAGCATAAATACGATACTGAAACACAAATAGATAATTAAGTCAAATCGCGTTGAACAAATGAACCTCTTGCTTTGGACATTGTCGTTTATATGGTTTTCAGCATCAAGGACAAACTCCGTTTTATCAGCGGCACTGTTACCATCAGAGACCAACTTCTTGTTGTCAATGTTGTCCCCCGTCTGACATGTCTCTCCCAGTCTACCAATAATATCTAATGCTGCGGGATTCGTCCTTTCAGAAATTCTCCtataaagaaaagcaagaaaTCCGTAAGTAACCTGATTGCCCAAAAATTTCTAAAAGACAATGGATGAAACATGAAGCAGACTGAGCAAGAGAGAGACCAGACCTTTTATTGTTGGGTTTCTCATTTATTTGGAATGAGTTAGTGTTGGAGCTCTCCAAAACTgagaatgaaatgaaaaaagtCACTAAAGGTGAGCATGCTAAGATATTCCTAAAATTCACAATGAAATTAAACCGAAAAGGTTACATTTACATGCTTGACTTGCATTATCTTACCATTCTCATAATCAGCTTCAATTGGCTGAAAGGTATTGCAAGCCACACCACAAGCATTTGCACCAGCCAGAAGGTCACAACAATGCAGAAGAAAGCATAAGAACAACGGAGCAGTAGGGTCATAATTTCCCATTCCAGAGGTCACAAAAGCCAATTTTCATAAGTACCTTGACCTTTGATGCATGACGTGTACATGGAAGGGTTTGCTCCTGGATAGAAAAAGGTGAAACGTTTGGCCTTGGACACAGTACAGACGTCGAACCAAATTTCTCAAGTGATTAACTCTTTAGTTTGTACTTATGGTCAGAGAAATTTACATACAAATCGATAGCATACCTTAAGCAGTATTTTCGTGGCCATGACTAACCCATTCTTGCAACCAAGTTCGTGGTGAAGTATCTTCAGCTGAAATGCACAGAAAATTTCAGCCAAGGAGCTTATAAATGATCAACCAAGCCTGTGTTAAAAGCAACTTGGGTTCCAGGAAAAAAGCATACTTGGTCTTTGCTTGTATTGAACTCCTGCCAGGaaagaataatgaaaaagaACTTTGAAATCACACTGTTACCATGGAATTCCCAAAATAATTTCCAGTTGAACCACACAAAGATGAGACGTACCGTCAATAAACGAGTGTTTGCTTGGGCAAGTAACAAATTCTGCTCTTTAACCTGCTGAAACATAATCCTAAGTTTCTGCAGCTCACTTTTGACTCCACTGTattcacaaaacaacaataaGTATAAGCAACACATACATGTACACAATACTCACAAGTTTCATGATTTCGAACAAAGATTTCTCTCCACGACGACTTTCATCAGTCTCACgttttcctacaaaaaaaacaagttgatAAACCTGAATAAGCACATTCAAAGTAAAGGCAAAAAAAGATCCATCTAACTAGAGAAGGGCATAAACATATTCATATGAACTCCAAGATGAAATAAGCAGTGCCTTTTGAAGATTTTCAGCGTTTTCTTTGGAAGAGACTAATACTGCTTCGCTCCATGGTTCACTAGTTTGTTCTGATTCTGCAAATTAGTAATATCCCCCAGTTTTCTTCTTTGTGCACTGTTCATCGGAGATTCCAGGACCATCTTCTCTACagatttcaaaaacaaatctaaatgTAAACAATCATGGTAAAACCTCGAGTAATTCTAGGAAAAGAACTGAAGAAAACCCCTAAAATCGACAAAGAACAACACTGCGCCCAGAGATTTCAAGCAAGTGAGATTCAAAAAACCGAATGCGAAATGGGAAATGAGAAAAAACCCCAATTTAAGACTCGATTAGGTTATTGAGATTCAATTTAGCATATTGTTCTTGTTCGATTTTCAGGTGTGCTTTAGGCGTCATACACTTACGGGCCGGCACTTCCAGGGGATTTGGTGGATGAGATATTCTCTAGAGTTCCATTGAAATCTCTGAGTGTAGCACGATATACTTGTAGTAAAGCGTGAAACGATTTATCAAGAAATCAGATAGTTGAGAAAACAAGGAAACAGCATCTTGGGTTCATGGTGATGGATTCTAGGATTTATTCAATGAAATTTGATATCCAAGGACTCCGCAGCAACGACGTCGGCAAGGACGACTTTGTAATTGGTCCATGTATAAAGCGAGCAAATATACTCAACCGAGTTGAGGTATTTAACGTCTTTCATTGGGATGGCTATTTGTTCTGCGTCATCAAAGACAACAGGTGGCGCGTGGTTTGGAATCCGTATTTAGAACAAACCAGGTGGATCCAACCCATACACAAGTACCACAAATTTCAGAGATCAGACATGTTTGCTTTCGGACACAACAACGATAACAATAATAACCGTAatcacaaaatcttgaggtttttggatCCTCTTGTGCGTCCAGACCTCGATCTCTTTTTCGAACTCTACGATTTTAACTCCGATTCATGGAGGACTCTTGATGTCAATCCCGACTGTGATATCAAAAGAGGCGTGTCCTTGAAGGGAAATACTTACTTTTTTGCtcaggaaaaaaataaaggaaccGTCAAATCCAAGTTACGTTGAAGTGTTTTTACTCTGTTTCGATTTCACAGCAGACAGATTTGTACCGGGCCGCCTTCCTTTGCTCTTTCACTCTTGCATGTATTGTTTAGAAGATGTGACTCTATCTTGTGTACCTCGCTGTCTTAAAACAACGCTCGAATTCAGCAATGGAGATATGGATGACAACTAAGATTGAACCTAATGTGGTAACATGGAACCATTTTTTGAGAGTGGAGCGCGATACTTTGCCGGACAGAGGTCACTTTCGGAGCTTCTTCATTGACGTAGAGAAGAAAGTCGCTATGGTTTTCAATTCCATCGGATCTCAATGGTTGGAGAGATATGCAGCTTACATTGTTGGAGAAGAGGAATATCTCATATCTGTGAAATTCGGAGAATTACCTCCGGATTCTTGGatacttttgaaaaaatataaataatattaccCACTTTTGTTCTGTTCgtatgttccaagtttggtgCAACTTAGACGAATCAACCAACGGggcaaaaggaaagaaagagattattattattaagtaaGTAGTTCCATTTGAAATATGCTCTTTGACTTGTTtcttgtatcatcatcatcttctttgtgAACAAGATTTTTTACTGCTAATCAAATAATTAACTTCCGTGTTTGCTATTTATCATCTAATctttctataatatataaagaagttTGTTTTTGAATCTTTAAGCCTCTTTTCAATTGTCCATGTCAGTTGTTAGATGTGTGAGTAATGCAGAGGTTCATGTGGAAGTAGAGGGATGCTATTGCCCTCTTGTCTGATGAAGACTGCACAATCCCTCATGACTTTGATATTCAAGATGTTGCTGGCTTTGTTCCTCCTGAAACTCTGCGCTGGCTTGAGGAATTGGAACTTGAAGAGAGCTTCAAGCTCCCAAGATAATCAACCGGACGACTGTGCAAAACTTGCCCCACAAGCACAAGGAGCGCCTAGTGGATGATCTCAGAGCTTCATTTGGTACGTTGTCTTTCTTCTCGTTTATAAATCAATCTGTTGAAGAATCAATGTCTCTaggtttttatatattatctgGTCTTACCTTGTTTCTTTAGGTCTAATAACATCAATTCTTTCGTCCCAACCCCAAGTTTTGATTGAGCtataaaaaatagtttcatTTCATGATACAATGCCTTGAAACTTTAAGTTCGATCCTTGTTGTTGTGACCCTCCAAAAGCATTCTCTAGAAACTTTGCAACAATAGATATGAACTCATCTGGCTTTTCCTCTTGAGGAAGATGACCGCATTTCTTAATTACTTCAAACACTGATCCCGGTATGGCTCGTGCCAGCTTCTCTGCGTTCCATGCTGGCACAATCCGGTCCGTATCTCCAGTCACAATCAGAACTATTACCAAGATATATGGTGTTCAGAGATATAAACGCACAACATTGGTTATAGTTTTGTCACTACAATCTAAATGAAACTACAGATTTAAAGAGAAGGAGATGTTACTGGGGCATTTGATTTCTTGCAGTCTTTTCGACAATGGAGGTTTTTTCTCTGAGCCATTAGTATCTGTTATTGTAGCGACGGTGAATTCCACAAGAGATTTGTCCCATCCCTTGGCTTTTAGaggctgttttttttttgcaacaaatGCAAATCAAATTTTCAAGCATGTAACATGACAATgcagaagaaataaataaaaccctGAAAACACCAAATTATTTTTACCTTTGTGTAACCCTGCACGACGTGATCCGTCACTTGCTTTGAGTCATACCAAGCGTTTCTAACAGCTGTTACTCCGAATTTATTGATTGCCATTCTCACCTAACGAAAAACCAAACACCTTAAACACATAAAGTAAGATCATTTAGAGGTTCTAGAGTCTAGACCACTCTTTGCTTTGTCTAAGAACATATGAAGATGAGATGACTGGTTGAGAATAAAGGCAGTACCAGCATTACTCCAATAAAGGATCTGAGGAAAGCTGCTAAAGCTTTCTTGTATAGAGAATTAAGCATATTCGCCATCCCTGTTACCGCTCTTAAAATTACTCTTATAACGACTTTGGTCAACTCAACTATAGTCCCTAGAAAATTGCTCGTGGAAGCTTCTTTGCCTCGGTTATCTCCAACATCAGTTTTGACCACAGGACGAGGAGCGAATATAGCTGGAGCAACTAGAATGAGAGCAGCAACACGCTCAGGAGCTTCAAAGTAAGAATCTACAGCTACAAGGCAACCTGCAGAATGCCTAGAGCCATATGAAAAACAATCTCAGCTTATGGTGGCACTACTTAATAAACAAATGCAAGTACTGTAAATGGAACCTACTAACTTACCCCACAAGAATGGCCTTCTCGGCAGCAAGAAAATCGATGAAGTACAGCGTAGTGAGCACGGAATACACCATGGAGTAGGGATTCAAAGGTTTTGCATCATTGGTAGTACCACTAAACGGGTGAAACATCCGAGAAGTCAAGCCAAATGCTGGTCTATCAAAGGCGAGAACTTTAGAACGGACAAGCCGAGCCAGAGGCTTCATAACTCTGTTCCAGGAGAACACAGAAGCGCCAAAGCCGTGCAATAGAATCATGGGGAAGTCTGTTTTTCGAGTTTCTTGAGGATCGAGGCTTGTAGTTGAAACATCATCAGAGAGTGTTTGTGGGTCAAAAACTTTGTGGTGTATATGAACACCTTGAAACTCACAGAAACAGCTGTCTGGATCAGCTAAGTTCATTGGGTCCTGTTCTGTTTCAGCCTCTATCTCCTCTTTACTTTGGGCTCCGGCATCTAAATTactcaaataaattaaaagaaacacatAAGTCAATCTAATATATTATCCAATTGAAACTAGAAGCTCAAACTGTTTCAAATTTAGCTGAAATACTGAATCTTATAGGTGAAAAACCCATAAACATCAATATGGTTACTGAACACGAATTATGAAGAAACAGGACGGTTTTGAGGAGAAGCAGTAGAAAGAAAGtaacaatcatttttttgatGTGTTTAGGATTAGTACCTTGGAAGCCGccagagagagaaggagaagaagaagcagcattGGAGACGATGAGACGGCGAGAGGGTTGGACGGAGATCAGGCGAGACATCTGAAAATGGGTTCTAGAAGAATCTAGAGTAAGCTTATCGTTGAGAGATAAGGAAGCGGGAGGTACGAGAATCTGCTTTGGTTGGTTCAAAAAGGTGTTTATATTCATcgttcctacaaaaaaaaaaaaaaaaagataacttaaaaaaatgtaagaagatttgtttcagatttttttgaaataaaactGAAAGGTAGGAGATATACAGTGTTTTGTGACTTTTGTCTTGTTGAaatcttgttgacaaaaaagtCTGGTGAAGTTCTGACTTCTCCAGTTCTCTCACCTTTCAATCTATTGGACAAATAACGATCTTTGGATAAAGAAAAAGGACCTAAACGTAAAAACCCATTCTCATCTCATCTCAATTCGTTGCCACTTGGCAGTAATATGATGCAAGATATGTATTCGAAGTTTCTTCAAGTATCTTTACTACTCGCAATTGTATCGCCGTGGGGTGGTTGTAACTTACCACCATGCCTTAATTCTCCTCCAATCGAACCAAATTGGTTTGATTCCCACATACTCTAAAACGGAAAATAATCATGAGGAAAACATTCAATGGTGAAGACAGTAAATTATCCACAATAAACGGAGAACTCAAAAGGGTGCAAGGCTTACAGGTCGGTATGATTTCGGTTTATCAAACCGGTTTACAGACTCACACAGAGTATAAACATGACCGGTTCATACAACCTTTTACAGGATCACTGACCacacaacaacataaaaaaagcATATAAGCAAGAAAGAAGCTCTCCATTTATCATCCCTTCCACTGATCTTTCTTGTTCCGGATTTCCCTGAGTGTATCAGTGGGGGAATTGCAACCAAGTTTCTCCtgcaaaaataacaattttgatCCCAAGATGCCACAAGAGTAAAGTTTCAATAtctagttataagttataactgatcaaaaccaaataaacaagaGCCTGCACACAAGTAATCTAGCCTTGTTCAGAGAACGTGAACTGAATAGAGTTAGTAGTAACCTGTATCTCTGGCTTATCGACACGCATAAATGGATTTGTTTCGAGCTCTTCCTCTAGTGTTGAAGGGATTGTGGGAAGATTTGCTTGGCGCTGTTGACGGGCCCATGATAACTTCTGCTGTATCTTCTCATTGTTTGGTTCCACAGTTAGAGCAAATTCCAAGTTCTTAACGGTGTACTAAGAATCATAAGAAATGAATGGCGGGTTATTCAGTTTATATGCATCCACCATGTTATGAGTTAAGAACTCAAAAGACATACTAAAGCTGTTGATTTTCTTACCTCATGGCCGCAGTAAACCTGCGTTGGTTTAGGTAATGCAGCCAAGGTCACACACAACGACTGATGCATCTGTTCAGCTGTCCCTTCAAAAAACTTCCCACATCCAGCAACAAACTGTATAGAGTCAAAGTAAACTGGAATTAGTAACAGAGATTCATGATTTGGTAGAACATAAGACAAAATTGTTGAggacttgtgtgtgtgtgactaaTGTGAAACCTTTAATAGATTTGTCAGCATCAGTTGGAGatgagtattaaaaaaaatgagtcgAGTTAATAACTTAATCTAGAGAAGCTTATTTTAACTTATTACTATGTCCAATTAGACATAAAACTGCGATAAAGATCTATGAagaacatatagtgtataaggTAGGGGAGAACAAGAGGATCCAGCTTTATGTAACCACTTACAAGTGTATCTCCAGTGAATACAGCTGGGTTTTCACCTTCTTTACCAGTAACATAATAACTAATGTGACCCTTGGTGTGGCTGTAACAAGAGAGAAATGACTGAGTCAATCAGATCAAAGTTAAGATAAAATGCATCTTCTAAAGTCATGAAAACAGGAACATACCAAGGGGTGTGGAGAGCCAAAATGTTGACATCCTGACCCAAAGACAACTTGTCACCATTATCAACCGCATCAGTGCATCCCTTCACCTTATCCAGAGAACCTCCATATACTTTGATCCCAGGCACCAACTGCTTTATCTTCTCGTTTCCACCAGCATGATCCCTTTTCTCATCACATCAAAAAGTACCCAAACATTAGACTTAAACTTGGTTAGGCACCATCAGGCACCAATATAACTACAGTAAATCACTAGCTCAGTTGAAATTGGTAGCTTATACATGGTAAATCCCTTTAATTAGTTCTACTAATGTTGATGTTAATGAAGCAAATTAGATAAGTTTACCAGTGATGATGCGTGGTGAGTACGAATTTGATCTTAACCTGGTGCTGCTCAGCAGATGCGATCACTTTCTCCGGATCAACTGGATCTACAACCGCCGCGTCTCCGGTGCTCTCATCGATAATCCtggtaataaataaataaaaaaaagaagaagaaacaaatccaaaaattgATGATGAATCGAATCAGAtaaagaagaaacgaagaagaaggaagaaagagaaacgaAATAGCTCACAGATAAGAGTAGTTGTCTTCTAGACAAGGAACGTGGAagatcttcatcgtcttcttccttcgaTTGATCGTTGTGATCCTCAACCGCCTGAATCATCTCACTACACAAAAGTTATCGAATTCGGTTCACCAGAACCGGATCGAACCGGAAACTATGACCAAGTTAATTCGTAACtgtaaaccgaaccaaaatcgAATCGAGACATtcgctttttatttttttttccttttaggtTATATCATATTTGGGGAAGATTCGTCGTCTCGTTACTACTGTGGAATTGTTGAAATTAATCtgggaagagaagaagaaaatggggaAGCAGCCGGTGAAATTGAAGGCGGTGGTTTACGCACTTTCTTCGTTTCAGCAGAAGATCATGACTGGTCTCTGGAAGG is drawn from Camelina sativa cultivar DH55 chromosome 1, Cs, whole genome shotgun sequence and contains these coding sequences:
- the LOC104769116 gene encoding hydroxyacylglutathione hydrolase cytoplasmic → MKIFHVPCLEDNYSYLIIDESTGDAAVVDPVDPEKVIASAEQHQVKIKFVLTTHHHWDHAGGNEKIKQLVPGIKVYGGSLDKVKGCTDAVDNGDKLSLGQDVNILALHTPCHTKGHISYYVTGKEGENPAVFTGDTLFVAGCGKFFEGTAEQMHQSLCVTLAALPKPTQVYCGHEYTVKNLEFALTVEPNNEKIQQKLSWARQQRQANLPTIPSTLEEELETNPFMRVDKPEIQEKLGCNSPTDTLREIRNKKDQWKG
- the LOC104769206 gene encoding uncharacterized protein LOC104769206; this encodes MNINTFLNQPKQILVPPASLSLNDKLTLDSSRTHFQMSRLISVQPSRRLIVSNAASSSPSLSGGFQDAGAQSKEEIEAETEQDPMNLADPDSCFCEFQGVHIHHKVFDPQTLSDDVSTTSLDPQETRKTDFPMILLHGFGASVFSWNRVMKPLARLVRSKVLAFDRPAFGLTSRMFHPFSGTTNDAKPLNPYSMVYSVLTTLYFIDFLAAEKAILVGHSAGCLVAVDSYFEAPERVAALILVAPAIFAPRPVVKTDVGDNRGKEASTSNFLGTIVELTKVVIRVILRAVTGMANMLNSLYKKALAAFLRSFIGVMLVRMAINKFGVTAVRNAWYDSKQVTDHVVQGYTKPLKAKGWDKSLVEFTVATITDTNGSEKKPPLSKRLQEIKCPILIVTGDTDRIVPAWNAEKLARAIPGSVFEVIKKCGHLPQEEKPDEFISIVAKFLENAFGGSQQQGSNLKFQGIVS